From a single Arachis hypogaea cultivar Tifrunner chromosome 3, arahy.Tifrunner.gnm2.J5K5, whole genome shotgun sequence genomic region:
- the LOC112780627 gene encoding protein FAR1-RELATED SEQUENCE 5-like, whose translation MSGIFTDTEMNEQYQEDDDFNQQEELVSDQDMMDEQNEFEQDFRDEFTEGAFFSESDMSDYIVEAAYAVDSVQDITSLKFSENFAEEIGKYHFSTLQLAFDFYMKYSKSKGFSARKSKTFKNSSCEIYRQMFVCHRQGFRMEKYYTMEKRKKEPRLETRTGCEARMDVKFVPKSGRWHIFYFSDQHNHDLLDTQFSAMLPAHRKMSEADSMQMMNMLKSGISTSQIFGLLASQAGGYEFVGYGPRDMYNEIARQRCQIPGDAARVLKKLEDMRLKDPQLYFKACHDSRGLLRNLFWSDGISQLDYRLFGDVIAFDATYKKNKYSCPLVIFSGVNHHNQTIVFAAALIADETTDTYVWLLRQLMFAMRGKTPTSIITDGAMAIRNAVRDVFPEVRHRLCAWHLIRNATSNVGNPSFTSKFRKIMTGDYEIPVFKRKWVQLIEEFGIEDKPWVINMYEEKHMWATAYLRGKFFAGFRTTSRCEGLHSVVGRYVGSRYDLTSFVEHFQRCVAHMRFNEFNADYESTRGVPVMQTCIELLERYAAELYTHEIFLFFRPFLSRAGSMRVLNIDNTDDCIKYIVCKHGRPDFTWTVDFRQEEMIFMCTCLRMESFGIPCEHIVKVLVDRDIREIPRSLVLDRWTKKVKSALNDPSGFTRDAVVISRQSALVEFSKQLAAVAAKVPERYEETRDLIMGLYSSYKAADEGDNQPHSGVARSSNPYVHPTTGGSGQPSKKKKRQRCSVCQMEGHKKTTCPWQKDIDNNIMENEAIGSDDGDMCTEATAELDSDS comes from the coding sequence ATGTCAGGTATATTTACGGACACTGAGATGAATGAGCAATACCAGGAGGACGATGACTTTAACCAACAAGAAGAGCTAGTAAGTGACCAAGATATGATGGATGAACAGAATGAATTCGAACAAGATTTCAGAGATGAATTTACCGAGGGAGCGTTTTTTTCTGAATCTGATATGTCAGATTATATTGTTGAAGCCGCTTATGCGGTTGACTCCGTGCAAGACATTACATCTTTGAAATTTAGTGAGAATTTTGCGGAGGAAATTGGCAAATACCACTTTTCTACTTTGCAGCTTGcatttgatttttatatgaagTACTCAAAGTCGAAGGGCTTTAGTGCAAGGAAGAGCAAGACCTTCAAAAATAGTAGTTGCGAGATTTACAGACAAATGTTTGTATGCCATAGGCAAGGATTCAGGATGGAGAAATATTACACGATggaaaaaaggaagaaggagcCTAGATTGGAAACAAGAACTGGATGTGAAGCCCGAATGGATGTTAAATTTGTACCAAAAAGTGGAAGGTGGCATATCTTTTATTTCTCTGACCAACACAACCATGATCTATTGGATACACAATTCAGTGCTATGTTGCCTGCCCACAGAAAAATGTCAGAGGCAGATAGTATGCAAATGATGAACATGCTAAAGTCAGGGATCAGCACCTCACAGATATTTGGTCTTCTAGCTAGTCAAGCAGGCGGGTACGAATTTGTTGGCTATGGTCCCAGAGATATGTACAATGAGATTGCTCGGCAAAGGTGTCAAATTCCTGGAGATGCAGCACGAGTGTTGAAGAAGTTGGAGGATATGCGGTTGAAGGATCCCCAATTATATTTCAAGGCATGTCACGATTCAAGAGGTTTGTTACGTAATTTGTTCTGGTCTGATGGGATTAGCCAACTAGACTACCGACTCTTCGGGGATGTTATAGCTTTTGATGCTACGTACAAGAAGAACAAGTATAGTTGTCCATTAGTAATATTCAGCGGGGTTAACCACCACAACCAAACAATTGTTTTTGCTGCTGCGTTAATTGCGGACGAAACTACTGATACATATGTTTGGCTCCTGCGTCAGCTCATGTTTGCAATGAGGGGCAAGACCCCGACCTCAATCATAACTGATGGGGCCATGGCGATTAGGAATGCAGTGAGAGATGTATTTCCCGAAGTCAGACATAGATTATGCGCTTGGCACCTTATTCGAAATGCAACTAGCAATGTTGGGAATCCATCGTTTACatctaaatttagaaaaattatgacAGGAGACTATGAGATTCCCGTGTTTAAGCGTAAGTGGGTTCAGCTTATTGAAGAATTTGGCATTGAGGATAAGCCCTGGGTGATCAACATGTACGAAGAGAAGCATATGTGGGCTACTGCATATCTAAGAGGAAAATTCTTTGCTGGCTTTAGAACTACATCAAGATGTGAAGGTTTACACTCAGTTGTGGGAAGGTATGTGGGGTCGCGGTATGATTTGACAAGTTTTGTAGAGCATTTTCAAAGGTGTGTAGCACACATGCGCTTTAACGAATTCAATGCTGATTATGAATCTACACGTGGGGTGCCCGTCATGCAAACTTGTATAGAGCTGCTAGAGAGATATGCTGCTGAGTTATACACTCATGAGATATTTCTTTTCTTTCGGCCATTTCTCTCCAGAGCTGGATCAATGCGGGTTCTGAACATAGATAATACCGATGATTGCATAAAGTACATTGTGTGTAAGCATGGGAGGCCCGATTTTACGTGGACCGTTGATTTTCGTCAAGAAGAAATGATCTTCATGTGTACCTGTTTACGAATGGAGTCATTTGGTATTCCCTGCGAACATATTGTGAAAGTTCTGGTTGACAGAGACATCCGTGAGATTCCCCGGTCATTGGTATTGGATAGATGGACAAAAAAGGTTAAATCAGCACTCAATGATCCAAGTGGGTTCACCAGGGATGCTGTTGTTATTAGTCGTCAAAGTGCTTTGGTGGAATTTTCTAAACAACTGGCTGCTGTTGCTGCTAAAGTACCAGAGAGATATGAAGAGACACGTGATTTAATTATGGGATTGTACTCATCTTACAAGGCTGCAGACGAAGGAGATAATCAACCTCACTCAGGTGTAGCTAGAAGTAGCAATCCGTATGTGCATCCAACCACTGGAGGCTCAGGACAGCCATCtaagaagaagaagcggcaacGTTGTAGTGTTTGTCAAATGGAAGGACATAAGAAGACAACATGTCCTTGGCAAAAGGACATTGACAACAACATTATGGAGAATGAAGCAATCGGTTCGGACGATGGAGACATGTGTACCGAAGCGACGGCTGAGTTAGATAGTGATAGTTAG